The following proteins are co-located in the Pyrobaculum calidifontis JCM 11548 genome:
- a CDS encoding branched-chain amino acid ABC transporter permease translates to MRQVVGLVVYLLGAALVAATGRNWQSYLLTTAVDLAIYLAITLTVNLEAGIAGIPNFGRVLTVALGAYVAGGVVGRLAVLITGQSLDYVADNPAAVSALSRLLSPGQAAGLLAIAFLLAAALGAAVGYLTSLPARRPSADYLAITLLAFGDVAYYVGLNYEPLVGGTLGVAAPPLYEKLFGGGAARAVGAAAISLAMAMLIYALVEKIGNSPFGRALRVHREDPELLSVLGRDPAELRGWTMAVGGALSAVAGVLYAYYVGAVHPRGFERVTFTFYPWLIMILGGMGNNLGVANGVLIFVTIYRLLDVYKYEIGAVVGFDPVWLGYMLFGALALAIIIAAPRGIVPEEAKPLTKPSVQHGSGAISGSKGDAGG, encoded by the coding sequence ATGAGGCAAGTCGTAGGTCTCGTCGTATATCTCCTCGGAGCGGCCTTGGTGGCAGCCACGGGAAGGAATTGGCAGAGCTACCTCTTGACGACAGCCGTGGACCTGGCCATATACCTGGCCATAACCCTCACGGTGAACTTGGAAGCGGGCATCGCGGGAATTCCAAACTTCGGCAGAGTGCTCACAGTTGCCCTTGGGGCCTACGTGGCAGGCGGAGTTGTGGGCCGACTCGCAGTGCTTATTACTGGGCAGAGCTTGGACTACGTGGCGGACAACCCCGCGGCAGTCTCCGCCCTCTCCCGCCTGCTTAGCCCAGGCCAAGCCGCAGGCCTTTTGGCCATCGCCTTTCTCTTGGCCGCCGCGTTGGGAGCCGCGGTGGGGTACCTCACCTCTCTGCCGGCGAGGAGGCCGTCGGCGGACTACCTTGCCATAACTCTCTTGGCCTTCGGCGACGTGGCCTACTACGTGGGGCTGAACTATGAACCTCTCGTTGGCGGCACTCTAGGTGTGGCGGCGCCTCCCCTCTATGAGAAGCTCTTCGGAGGCGGCGCGGCCAGGGCCGTCGGCGCAGCCGCAATCTCCCTCGCCATGGCGATGTTGATATATGCGCTTGTGGAGAAGATTGGGAACTCACCATTTGGGAGGGCTTTGAGAGTACACAGAGAGGACCCCGAGCTGTTGTCAGTTCTGGGAAGAGACCCGGCGGAGCTGAGGGGCTGGACAATGGCCGTGGGCGGGGCCCTCTCCGCCGTGGCCGGAGTCTTGTATGCGTACTACGTCGGTGCGGTCCACCCCAGAGGGTTTGAGAGAGTCACCTTCACCTTTTACCCATGGCTAATCATGATACTGGGAGGCATGGGCAACAACCTAGGCGTGGCAAACGGCGTCCTCATATTTGTCACCATATACCGCCTCCTCGACGTATATAAGTACGAGATAGGCGCCGTCGTGGGCTTCGATCCCGTGTGGCTTGGCTACATGCTCTTCGGCGCTCTGGCCCTCGCCATAATAATTGCCGCGCCCAGAGGCATTGTCCCAGAGGAGGCCAAGCCTCTAACAAAACCCTCAGTGCAACACGGCAGTGGAGCTATTTCAGGTAGTAAAGGCGACGCCGGGGGTTAA
- a CDS encoding methyltransferase family protein has product MELKPHHYAVLAVLSRGAKTAEEVAAELDIEPHDAEALLGTLMAYGLVERKERGLFFKKEVYALTERGWEVFAQWKRDVEQKIEKAAELRRAGREEEAEALLGPVVSVLPVLLALGLIDLALWQLAMGEAEETIDFDAGEDWAL; this is encoded by the coding sequence ATGGAGCTAAAGCCGCACCATTACGCGGTCCTTGCAGTGTTGTCACGCGGCGCTAAGACGGCTGAAGAAGTTGCCGCAGAGCTCGACATAGAGCCGCACGACGCCGAGGCTCTGCTGGGCACCCTAATGGCGTATGGACTAGTGGAGAGGAAGGAGAGAGGCCTCTTCTTCAAGAAGGAGGTCTATGCCCTCACGGAGAGGGGGTGGGAAGTCTTTGCGCAGTGGAAGCGGGACGTAGAGCAGAAAATTGAGAAGGCAGCGGAGTTGAGGCGCGCCGGGAGAGAGGAGGAGGCGGAGGCCCTCCTAGGCCCAGTGGTCTCCGTGCTCCCCGTTCTGCTGGCGCTTGGGCTTATAGACCTGGCTCTGTGGCAGTTGGCGATGGGCGAGGCAGAGGAGACAATCGACTTCGACGCAGGAGAAGACTGGGCGTTGTAG
- a CDS encoding EamA family transporter, whose protein sequence is MSARILAAAALWSTIGVASVWGRDYIWLAFFRSIVAAAAAAALRAPANRAGLVPGLLLGGLFSAYPAAALFAGVGPAAYLLYTAPLWTTTALALWGERPSRADLAGVALVVAAVAVVLLASLHGEISPIGVAAGLASGAFYGLYIATARRLAKAGREKAASLGAMIYTPLVTAPLALAYFATFHKSPTPTAVAAGLYMGIFTTLVPYILFASAVGRVGGARASVIASVEPVLAAVWGALLFGQIPGVYTLVAYGLITAATLLALSNK, encoded by the coding sequence GTGAGCGCCAGGATTTTAGCCGCCGCTGCGCTGTGGTCTACAATAGGCGTAGCGTCTGTGTGGGGGAGAGACTACATCTGGCTGGCGTTTTTTCGGTCCATCGTGGCCGCGGCTGCTGCGGCCGCATTGAGAGCCCCGGCGAATAGGGCGGGCTTAGTGCCCGGCCTCCTCCTCGGAGGTCTCTTTTCAGCGTATCCTGCGGCGGCCTTGTTCGCCGGCGTGGGGCCCGCGGCGTATCTCTTGTACACGGCTCCTCTTTGGACTACTACGGCCTTGGCGCTGTGGGGCGAGAGGCCAAGCAGGGCCGACCTCGCCGGTGTCGCCCTTGTTGTAGCCGCCGTTGCTGTCGTGCTACTCGCCTCTCTACACGGGGAGATTTCGCCCATAGGCGTCGCCGCAGGCCTCGCCTCGGGGGCCTTCTACGGGCTGTACATTGCAACCGCCAGGAGGCTCGCCAAGGCAGGGCGCGAGAAAGCGGCGTCTCTAGGCGCTATGATATATACGCCATTAGTCACGGCGCCCCTTGCCCTGGCATACTTCGCGACTTTCCACAAGTCGCCCACCCCAACTGCCGTGGCCGCTGGTCTCTACATGGGCATATTTACAACCCTCGTCCCCTACATCCTCTTCGCCTCAGCCGTGGGGAGAGTCGGCGGGGCCAGGGCCTCTGTGATTGCCTCTGTTGAGCCAGTGTTAGCCGCTGTCTGGGGCGCCTTGCTCTTCGGCCAAATCCCAGGTGTCTACACGCTGGTCGCATACGGCCTTATTACCGCGGCGACGTTGCTGGCGTTAAGCAATAAATAG
- a CDS encoding menaquinone biosynthesis family protein, with protein sequence MIKLAHSPDADDAYMFYGIAAGAVKLPAPYVEFLADIETLNKLAMEELLDVTAVSVHALAYICGRYYVMRVGASMGDGYGPVVVARETGELRWVAVPGRYTTAALLLKLAMPKVKTVEVPFDKVLDAVAAGVVDGGVVIHEGQITYGRWGLRKVVDLGEWWRHETGLPTPLGVDVVRKALGREMAATIAKALADSIRYADEHREEALRYAQRFARGLTLEDTAKFVDMYVNAYTRDMGAVGEKAIRELLQRAAEAGHAPPCEVEYI encoded by the coding sequence ATGATTAAGCTTGCGCATTCCCCCGACGCAGATGATGCCTATATGTTCTACGGCATTGCCGCTGGCGCCGTGAAGCTCCCGGCGCCGTACGTGGAATTTCTCGCCGATATAGAGACGTTAAACAAGCTGGCCATGGAGGAGCTATTGGACGTGACCGCCGTGAGCGTCCACGCGCTGGCCTACATATGTGGCCGGTACTACGTGATGAGAGTTGGGGCTTCCATGGGAGACGGCTACGGCCCAGTGGTCGTTGCCAGAGAGACAGGCGAGCTACGGTGGGTCGCCGTGCCAGGCCGCTACACGACGGCGGCGCTTCTGCTCAAGCTCGCCATGCCTAAGGTCAAGACGGTGGAGGTGCCATTCGACAAAGTCCTTGACGCGGTGGCGGCGGGGGTTGTCGACGGCGGCGTAGTCATCCACGAGGGACAGATCACCTACGGTAGGTGGGGCCTCCGCAAGGTTGTAGACCTGGGGGAGTGGTGGCGGCACGAGACGGGCCTCCCCACGCCGCTGGGCGTGGACGTGGTGCGCAAGGCCCTCGGCAGAGAGATGGCGGCCACCATCGCCAAGGCGCTGGCCGACTCCATAAGATACGCCGACGAGCACAGAGAGGAGGCGCTGAGGTATGCACAGCGCTTCGCCAGGGGGCTTACCCTGGAGGACACGGCCAAATTTGTCGACATGTATGTAAACGCCTACACGCGGGACATGGGCGCGGTGGGGGAGAAAGCCATTAGAGAACTTCTCCAGAGGGCCGCCGAGGCGGGACACGCACCACCTTGCGAAGTGGAGTACATCTAA